DNA from Asanoa sp. WMMD1127:
CCGCCTCGGCCGCCGGACCGTCCACGACGGACGCCACGCCCCGGTCGAGCAGCTCCGGCAGCGTGCGCTGCTCGACGCCGAACTCGCCCAACGCCGGCAGCACGGCCGAGATGTAGGACAGGAAGGCGGGGTTCGGTCCGAGCACCAGCACCCCGTCACGGGCGAGCCGGTTCCGGTGGGCATAGAGGAGGTACGCCGCCCGGTGCAGGCCGACGGCCGTCTTGCCCGTGCCCGGCGCGCCCTGCACGCACACGGAAACGTCGAGGTCACCGCGGACCAGCTCGTCCTGGTCGGGCTGGATGGTCGCGACGATGTCGCGCATCGGGCCGACTCGCGGCCGCTCGATCTCCTCGGCCACCAGCCGGCTGGCGGTCTCGTGGTCGAGCAGCTCGTCCTCGAAGCCGGTCAGCTCGGCGCCGGACCACCCGTAGCGGCGCCGGGCCGCGACCTCCATCCGATCGTGCGGCCCGGCCCGGTAGAACGCCCGTGACACCGGGGCCCGCCAGTCGATGACGAGGGGAATGCCGTTCTCGTCGGGGATGTGCCGGCGACCGATGTGATAGCGCGCGCCCGTCTCGAACGACAGCCGGCCGAAGAACAACGGCCCGGCGGGTTCCTCGGCGAGCTCCTTGACGTGGCCCCGGAGCATCCGGCCCAGGGTCTCCGCGGTGTAGCGGTCGCCGGCCACCTGCGCCCCGGTCGCGACGCGCGTGCGCGCCGTGTCGAGCATGCGCGCCAGCGCGAGCCGGGCCGCCGCCAGGTGCGCCCGCTCCGCGGCCAACTCCCGATCGCTCACGCCGCCTCCTCCGCGAATCTTAACCCGGTAAACCTTAGTGCTAGCTAAGAAACTTGACCAGGTTAATAGTTCGGGTAGCCTTGGTCGGGTGACCGAGCAGGCGGGGCTCCGCGAGCGCAAGCGGCAACGCACCCATGACGCGATCTCGACCGCGGCGATCTCGCTCTTCCTGGAGCGGGGCTTCGACGCCGTGTCGGTCGCCGACGTGGCCGCCGCGGCCGAGGTGTCCAAGCCGACGCTGTTCAAGTACTTCCCGACCAAGGAAGACCTGGTCATGCACCGGATCGCCGACCACCGCGGCGAGGCCGCCCGGGTGGTGGCGGCGCGCGGCCCGGCCGAGAGCCCGCTCGCCGCGCTGCGCCGCCATTTCCTCGACGGCCTGCGCTGCCGCGACCCGGTCACCGGCCTCAACGACCACCCGGCCGTGCTCGCGTTCCACCGCCTCGTCTTCGAGACGCCGACCCTCACCGCCCGGGTGGCCAGCTACATCGAGGCCGACGAGGCGGCGCTGGCCGAGGCGCTCGACCCGCGGTGCGGCCTGCGCGCCCGGCTGGCTGCGGGGCAGGTCATCGCCGTCCAGCGGATCCTGTCCCGCGACAACTGGCGCCGGCTGAGCGAGGGCCGCTCCGCCGACGCCGCCTACCGGCCCGCGGTCACCGCGGCCAACAAGGCCTACGACCTCCTGCGCACCGGCCTGGGCGACTAACCTCAAGACGTATGACGTCGAACACGATCGCCGCATGGCGCGTGGCGCTGGAGGCCGGTGACGCGGATGCCGCCGGCGCCTGCCTGGCCGAGGACGCGCTGTTCATCTCGCCGCTGACGGAGAAGTTCCGGTTCCACGGCCGGCAGCAGATCACCGACGTGCTCCGGTCGGCGGTGGAGACCTTCGACGACGTCCGCTTCCACACGGAGGTCGCCGACGGGCCAACGTACGCCCTGTTCCTGCACTGTCGCGTCGGCGCCCAGGCCGTCGAGGAGGCGCAACTCCTCCGCCTCGACGAGGCGGGCCTGATCCGTGAGCTGACGTTCTTCGGGCGGCCGTTGCCCGCCCTCACCGCGACGATGGTCGGCCTCGGCCCGCGGATGCTGCGCCGCCAGGGCCGACCGGGCCTCGGCCGCCTGATCGGCGCGGCGGTCCGGCCGCTGAACGCGATGACCCGCCTCGGCGAGCAGCGGATCGTTCCCCTGGCCGATCCGAACCGGGTGCGCGACAGTGCTGGCTGAGGATTCAGCAGGCGCCGACGCCGAACTCGAGCCGGACTCGGATCGATCGACCATCGGAGGTGACGTCGACCGGCAGGCAGACCGGCGGGCGCACCGCGAACCCGCCGGCGAAGTCGGAGTGGGTGGCGCCGCCCGCCGAGCCGCACGCCCGGAAGCTCACGGTGTGCGGGTTGCGATCGTGATAGGTGAGCTTCGCGCGGTCGCGGTAGGCGGCCGGGACGCTCACCGTTGCCTCGGCGCCCGACCGCAACCGCACCGGCACCTTGAAGTAGGAGAAACCTGAGTCGTCCGGTCCCCGTCGTCCATCGATCGGCGCGCCGAAGCTGTAGTCCAACGGCAGAAACGTGACCTCGCCGGTCGCCGGCAGCGAGCTGGGAGCAACTGCGCCGCCGATCGTCGTGGCGGTCTCGCAACGCCGAACGGCTGCCGGCGTCGCGCTGACGGCGGGTGGGGAGACGCTGGGTGCCGGC
Protein-coding regions in this window:
- a CDS encoding TetR family transcriptional regulator, yielding MTEQAGLRERKRQRTHDAISTAAISLFLERGFDAVSVADVAAAAEVSKPTLFKYFPTKEDLVMHRIADHRGEAARVVAARGPAESPLAALRRHFLDGLRCRDPVTGLNDHPAVLAFHRLVFETPTLTARVASYIEADEAALAEALDPRCGLRARLAAGQVIAVQRILSRDNWRRLSEGRSADAAYRPAVTAANKAYDLLRTGLGD
- a CDS encoding nuclear transport factor 2 family protein — translated: MTSNTIAAWRVALEAGDADAAGACLAEDALFISPLTEKFRFHGRQQITDVLRSAVETFDDVRFHTEVADGPTYALFLHCRVGAQAVEEAQLLRLDEAGLIRELTFFGRPLPALTATMVGLGPRMLRRQGRPGLGRLIGAAVRPLNAMTRLGEQRIVPLADPNRVRDSAG